From Ipomoea triloba cultivar NCNSP0323 chromosome 5, ASM357664v1, the proteins below share one genomic window:
- the LOC116019443 gene encoding importin-5-like isoform X3, whose protein sequence is MASTSRTRNLFEEDDPTPCYDLINNLFSQDKAVVDPALSFFKDAVNQFPGSVCRLFAKVLDTSPLPLTRIRCSTLLSGFLATTWPIIPPVPQAEIKAVFLKLLHNETNRPALEIHCACVSRLGAILLPKNEWPELLSFLLESLSSSSAPRKLAAVILLRELIPKCPEIFAPYVDIFCAAFLRLMNQINDERVRAATHGAAVNMILHLPTSSNYYDLLPEMISVLMDTVYSDYLTSDILEEIIVLATRKPGFFVAEVKCWVQSMVEIISEERLKPKTRQLAIQFLVVMAEDKKEGCGMIQNLPGDLIEEILTQLLILLVGVDDGDDWELADDDDTEVGKKSLACYAEDAWRRLAIALRGEVIVGNPPDLLAKYIKDDNWKRRYAAVTAVGLITSGCSKMLIQYLEVSMEKILELVTDLHPRVRWAAIHTIGEFSIYLCPHLQEQYHHQIIPALLQAIDDLAHPRLQTHGATALMLFTRNCCSDILKPYMKEIVNKLLILLQQREIMLEGAALGALGSLAESTMDEFRPFYGIVMPYLKCTVVTAKAASNYLLVANSLKCIAVIAVAVGKSMFYADVEDVVKDLILLQESNYSGKDGTVRGYLLQAWGGVCRCLGVDFLPYLSDSVPQLIQSAKRTDYLTDDVDSDDKRRSIILKEKFLACNTIGCFAAHINEGLHMWIKEVVDAVLPLVNFKLDERVRIAAATAMPLLLQSVAVAVECQLPIPDVSDSPIITISETIMSALIEALQEPTIKFRVIILEALNQCIQIPHTCIHKDMATLFVKGISKLLFACINRKVVRELRLSSSQNLRTAELLDEEVQDEDNIYIQVHICLGTLAERLKASFLPFLDELLPFVNHLWKNKKARKEGRIGLSVFHDIAENCREETFRHYDMCIPFLLKTCKGRKATNPAQEEIAACAIGICAEFGGEVFKPHLQDALLSLEDIIFQPGKLPLKTIMAKEAAVSAYGKLCFLLTEDASIYKHVGHWLMQLPLRCNLEEAKAAHSLLCSKIDQPETKVTGPNDAYIPRIIVVLTEVLWDGKHLATPEILDKMILQLKMLGRKITEANFVDINGTLPPYMQSMLHGILSS, encoded by the exons ATGGCGTCTACATCTAGGACGAGAAATCTCTTTGAAGAAGATGACCCAACCCCTTGCTACGACCTCATCAATAACCTCTTCTCCCAGGACAAAGCCGTCGTCGACCCCGCCCTCTCCTTCTTCAAAGACGCCGTGAACCAGTTTCCAGGCTCTGTGTGTCGCTTGTTCGCTAAAGTCCTAGACACGAGCCCTCTCCCCCTAACCAGAATCCGCTGCTCCACCCTTCTCTCCGGTTTTCTCGCCACCACCTGGCCCATCATCCCCCCGGTTCCTCAAGCCGAAATCAAGGCCGTCTTTCTCAAGCTCCTCCACAACGAAACTAACCGCCCCGCCCTCGAGATTCACTGCGCCTGCGTTTCAAGACTCGGAGCTATTCTTCTCCCCAAGAATGAATGGCCCGAATTGCtgtcttttttattagaatctttatcttcttcttccgcGCCAAGAAAATTGGCCGCCGTTATCTTGCTCCGGGAACTGATCCCCAAATGCCCCGAGATTTTCGCCCCCTATGTTGATATTTTCTGCGCGGCGTTTCTGCGGTTAATGAATCAGATCAACGATGAAAGAGTGAGAGCCGCAACCCACGGGGCGGCCGTGAATATGATTTTGCACTTGCCTACATCCTCCAATTATTACGACCTTTTGCCGGAAATGATCAGCGTTTTGATGGACACCGTTTATAGCGACTACCTCACATCCGACATTCTTGAAGAAATAATTGTGTTAGCCACACGAAAACCTGGGTTCTTTGTAGCTGAAGTTAAGTGCTGGGTGCAATCCATGGTTGAGATCATCAGTGAAGAGCGTTTGAAGCCCAAGACCAGGCAACTAGCCATACAGTTCTTGGTGGTAATGGCGGAGGATAAAAAAGAGGGTTGTGGGATGATTCAGAATCTGCCCGGTGACTTAATTGAAGAGATTCTCACACAGCTCCTCATTTTGCTGGTGGGTGTTGATGATGGCGACGACTGGGAATTGGCAGATGATGATGACACAGAAGTAGGGAAAAAAAGTTTAGCCTGTTATGCAGAGGACGCTTGGAGAAGGCTGGCAATTGCACTGAGGGGAGAAGTAATTGTGGGCAATCCTCCTGATTTGCTGGCAAAATACATTAAAGATGATAACTGGAAAAGGAGATATGCTGCAGTTACTGCCGTTGGCCTAATTACATCTGGTTGCTCAAAG ATGTTAATACAATACCTGGAAGTTTCGATGGAAAAGATACTGGAACTAGTTACTGATCTTCACCCTCGCGTGCGCTGGGCAGCTATCCATACCATTGGCGAATTCTCAATCTACTTATGTCCCCATTTGCAAGAACAATATCATCATCAGATCATTCCTGCCTTATTACAAGCCATTGATGATCTCGCCCACCCCAGACTGCAG ACACACGGAGCAACAGCATTGATGCTTTTCACCCGGAATTGTTGTTCAGATATCTTAAAACCTTACATGAAAGAAATAGTAAACAAACTGCTTATACTCTTGCAG CAAAGAGAGATAATGTTGGAAGGCGCAGCTTTGGGAGCCTTAGGCTCATTAGCTGAATCAACCATG GATGAGTTTCGACCATTCTATGGCATTGTAATGCCCTACCTAAAATGTACGGTAGTAACTGCAAAAGCGGCTTCTAATTACTTGCTTGTAGCCAACTCCCTGAAGTGCATTGCTGTGATTGCGGTGGCAGTGGGGAAAAGTATGTTCTATGCTGATGTTGAAGAT GTTGTTAAAGATCTCATCTTGTTACAAGAATCTAATTACTCTGGAAAAGATGGAACAGTGAGGGGTTATTTGCTACAG GCGTGGGGTGGAGTCTGCCGATGTTTAGGGGTGGACTTTCTTCCTTACCTGAGTGATTCCGTGCCTCAGCTGATTCAGTCTGCTAAACGGACAGATTACCTGACAGATGATGTTGATAGTGATGATAAGCGAAGAAGTATTATCTTGAAGGAGAAGTTCTTGGCTTGTAATACAATAGGCTGCTTTGCTGCTCATATCAACGAAGGACTGCACATGTGGATTAAGGAG GTTGTAGATGCTGTTCTTCCACTCGTCAATTTTAAACTCGATGAACGAGTTAGAATAGCTGCAGCAACAG CTATGCCATTACTGTTGCAATCAGTTGCTGTTGCTGTGGAATGCCAGCTTCCTATTCCAGATGTTTCTGATTCTCCGATTATTACCATATCTGAAACCATAATGTCAGCTTTGATTGAAGCCTTACAG GAACCAACCATAAAGTTTCGGGTGATAATATTGGAGGCATTGAATCAATGCATTCAG ATTCCTCACACTTGTATACATAAAGATATGGCAACACTATTTGTCAAAGGCATATCGAAACTGCTCTTTGCATGCATAAACAGGAAAGTAGTAAGAGAATTGAGACTCAGCAGTAGCCAAAACTTGAGGACGGCAGAACTGCTGGACGAGGAAGTTCAGGATGAGGATAATATTTACATACAA GTTCACATTTGCTTGGGAACTCTGGCGGAAAGGCTCAAGGCCTCATTCTTGCCTTTCTTGGATGAACTATTGCCCTTTGTAAATCATCTTTGG aaaaataaaaaagcaaggAAAGAAGGAAGAATTGGGTTGAGTGTTTTTCATGACATTGCTGAGAACTGCAGAGAAGAAACTTTCAGACACTATGACATGTGCATTCCATTCCTGCTCAAAACCTGTAAGGGCCGCAAGGCTACAAATCCAGCCCAGGAAGAG ATTGCTGCGTGTGCAATTGGCATTTGTGCGGAGTTTGGTGGAGAAGTGTTTAAGCCGCATCTCCAAG ATGCACTCCTTAGTCTAGAAGATATAATTTTTCAGCCTGGTAAATTGCCCCTAAAAACCATCATGGCCAAAGAAGCTGCTGTTTCTGCTTATGGGAAACTATGTTTCTTGCTTACCGAAGACGCTAGCATATACAAG CATGTAGGGCATTGGCTAATGCAATTGCCATTAAGATGTAATTTGGAGGAAGCCAAAGCTGCCCACAGTCTGCTTTGTTCCAAGATTGACCA GCCAGAGACTAAGGTTACTGGTCCTAATGATGCTTACATTCCCAGAATCATTGTAGTTTTGACTGAGGTTCTGTGGGATGGGAAACATTTAGCAACACCAGAAATCCTGGACAAGATGATTCTACAGCTGAAGATGTTGGGTAGGAAAATAACAGAGGCTAACTTTGTGGACATAAATGGAACATTACCTCCATATATGCAGAGCATGTTGCATGGCATCTTGTCATCATGA
- the LOC116019443 gene encoding importin-5-like isoform X1, which yields MASTSRTRNLFEEDDPTPCYDLINNLFSQDKAVVDPALSFFKDAVNQFPGSVCRLFAKVLDTSPLPLTRIRCSTLLSGFLATTWPIIPPVPQAEIKAVFLKLLHNETNRPALEIHCACVSRLGAILLPKNEWPELLSFLLESLSSSSAPRKLAAVILLRELIPKCPEIFAPYVDIFCAAFLRLMNQINDERVRAATHGAAVNMILHLPTSSNYYDLLPEMISVLMDTVYSDYLTSDILEEIIVLATRKPGFFVAEVKCWVQSMVEIISEERLKPKTRQLAIQFLVVMAEDKKEGCGMIQNLPGDLIEEILTQLLILLVGVDDGDDWELADDDDTEVGKKSLACYAEDAWRRLAIALRGEVIVGNPPDLLAKYIKDDNWKRRYAAVTAVGLITSGCSKMLIQYLEVSMEKILELVTDLHPRVRWAAIHTIGEFSIYLCPHLQEQYHHQIIPALLQAIDDLAHPRLQTHGATALMLFTRNCCSDILKPYMKEIVNKLLILLQQREIMLEGAALGALGSLAESTMDEFRPFYGIVMPYLKCTVVTAKAASNYLLVANSLKCIAVIAVAVGKSMFYADVEDVVKDLILLQESNYSGKDGTVRGYLLQAWGGVCRCLGVDFLPYLSDSVPQLIQSAKRTDYLTDDVDSDDKRRSIILKEKFLACNTIGCFAAHINEGLHMWIKEVVDAVLPLVNFKLDERVRIAAATGNLSFGVSLSWIVSFTLIILHSVAMPLLLQSVAVAVECQLPIPDVSDSPIITISETIMSALIEALQEPTIKFRVIILEALNQCIQIPHTCIHKDMATLFVKGISKLLFACINRKVVRELRLSSSQNLRTAELLDEEVQDEDNIYIQVHICLGTLAERLKASFLPFLDELLPFVNHLWKNKKARKEGRIGLSVFHDIAENCREETFRHYDMCIPFLLKTCKGRKATNPAQEEIAACAIGICAEFGGEVFKPHLQDALLSLEDIIFQPGKLPLKTIMAKEAAVSAYGKLCFLLTEDASIYKHVGHWLMQLPLRCNLEEAKAAHSLLCSKIDQPETKVTGPNDAYIPRIIVVLTEVLWDGKHLATPEILDKMILQLKMLGRKITEANFVDINGTLPPYMQSMLHGILSS from the exons ATGGCGTCTACATCTAGGACGAGAAATCTCTTTGAAGAAGATGACCCAACCCCTTGCTACGACCTCATCAATAACCTCTTCTCCCAGGACAAAGCCGTCGTCGACCCCGCCCTCTCCTTCTTCAAAGACGCCGTGAACCAGTTTCCAGGCTCTGTGTGTCGCTTGTTCGCTAAAGTCCTAGACACGAGCCCTCTCCCCCTAACCAGAATCCGCTGCTCCACCCTTCTCTCCGGTTTTCTCGCCACCACCTGGCCCATCATCCCCCCGGTTCCTCAAGCCGAAATCAAGGCCGTCTTTCTCAAGCTCCTCCACAACGAAACTAACCGCCCCGCCCTCGAGATTCACTGCGCCTGCGTTTCAAGACTCGGAGCTATTCTTCTCCCCAAGAATGAATGGCCCGAATTGCtgtcttttttattagaatctttatcttcttcttccgcGCCAAGAAAATTGGCCGCCGTTATCTTGCTCCGGGAACTGATCCCCAAATGCCCCGAGATTTTCGCCCCCTATGTTGATATTTTCTGCGCGGCGTTTCTGCGGTTAATGAATCAGATCAACGATGAAAGAGTGAGAGCCGCAACCCACGGGGCGGCCGTGAATATGATTTTGCACTTGCCTACATCCTCCAATTATTACGACCTTTTGCCGGAAATGATCAGCGTTTTGATGGACACCGTTTATAGCGACTACCTCACATCCGACATTCTTGAAGAAATAATTGTGTTAGCCACACGAAAACCTGGGTTCTTTGTAGCTGAAGTTAAGTGCTGGGTGCAATCCATGGTTGAGATCATCAGTGAAGAGCGTTTGAAGCCCAAGACCAGGCAACTAGCCATACAGTTCTTGGTGGTAATGGCGGAGGATAAAAAAGAGGGTTGTGGGATGATTCAGAATCTGCCCGGTGACTTAATTGAAGAGATTCTCACACAGCTCCTCATTTTGCTGGTGGGTGTTGATGATGGCGACGACTGGGAATTGGCAGATGATGATGACACAGAAGTAGGGAAAAAAAGTTTAGCCTGTTATGCAGAGGACGCTTGGAGAAGGCTGGCAATTGCACTGAGGGGAGAAGTAATTGTGGGCAATCCTCCTGATTTGCTGGCAAAATACATTAAAGATGATAACTGGAAAAGGAGATATGCTGCAGTTACTGCCGTTGGCCTAATTACATCTGGTTGCTCAAAG ATGTTAATACAATACCTGGAAGTTTCGATGGAAAAGATACTGGAACTAGTTACTGATCTTCACCCTCGCGTGCGCTGGGCAGCTATCCATACCATTGGCGAATTCTCAATCTACTTATGTCCCCATTTGCAAGAACAATATCATCATCAGATCATTCCTGCCTTATTACAAGCCATTGATGATCTCGCCCACCCCAGACTGCAG ACACACGGAGCAACAGCATTGATGCTTTTCACCCGGAATTGTTGTTCAGATATCTTAAAACCTTACATGAAAGAAATAGTAAACAAACTGCTTATACTCTTGCAG CAAAGAGAGATAATGTTGGAAGGCGCAGCTTTGGGAGCCTTAGGCTCATTAGCTGAATCAACCATG GATGAGTTTCGACCATTCTATGGCATTGTAATGCCCTACCTAAAATGTACGGTAGTAACTGCAAAAGCGGCTTCTAATTACTTGCTTGTAGCCAACTCCCTGAAGTGCATTGCTGTGATTGCGGTGGCAGTGGGGAAAAGTATGTTCTATGCTGATGTTGAAGAT GTTGTTAAAGATCTCATCTTGTTACAAGAATCTAATTACTCTGGAAAAGATGGAACAGTGAGGGGTTATTTGCTACAG GCGTGGGGTGGAGTCTGCCGATGTTTAGGGGTGGACTTTCTTCCTTACCTGAGTGATTCCGTGCCTCAGCTGATTCAGTCTGCTAAACGGACAGATTACCTGACAGATGATGTTGATAGTGATGATAAGCGAAGAAGTATTATCTTGAAGGAGAAGTTCTTGGCTTGTAATACAATAGGCTGCTTTGCTGCTCATATCAACGAAGGACTGCACATGTGGATTAAGGAG GTTGTAGATGCTGTTCTTCCACTCGTCAATTTTAAACTCGATGAACGAGTTAGAATAGCTGCAGCAACAGGTAACCTTTCTTTCGGTGTCTCCTTATCGTGGATTGTGAGCTTTACATTAATCATTCTACATTCTGTAGCTATGCCATTACTGTTGCAATCAGTTGCTGTTGCTGTGGAATGCCAGCTTCCTATTCCAGATGTTTCTGATTCTCCGATTATTACCATATCTGAAACCATAATGTCAGCTTTGATTGAAGCCTTACAG GAACCAACCATAAAGTTTCGGGTGATAATATTGGAGGCATTGAATCAATGCATTCAG ATTCCTCACACTTGTATACATAAAGATATGGCAACACTATTTGTCAAAGGCATATCGAAACTGCTCTTTGCATGCATAAACAGGAAAGTAGTAAGAGAATTGAGACTCAGCAGTAGCCAAAACTTGAGGACGGCAGAACTGCTGGACGAGGAAGTTCAGGATGAGGATAATATTTACATACAA GTTCACATTTGCTTGGGAACTCTGGCGGAAAGGCTCAAGGCCTCATTCTTGCCTTTCTTGGATGAACTATTGCCCTTTGTAAATCATCTTTGG aaaaataaaaaagcaaggAAAGAAGGAAGAATTGGGTTGAGTGTTTTTCATGACATTGCTGAGAACTGCAGAGAAGAAACTTTCAGACACTATGACATGTGCATTCCATTCCTGCTCAAAACCTGTAAGGGCCGCAAGGCTACAAATCCAGCCCAGGAAGAG ATTGCTGCGTGTGCAATTGGCATTTGTGCGGAGTTTGGTGGAGAAGTGTTTAAGCCGCATCTCCAAG ATGCACTCCTTAGTCTAGAAGATATAATTTTTCAGCCTGGTAAATTGCCCCTAAAAACCATCATGGCCAAAGAAGCTGCTGTTTCTGCTTATGGGAAACTATGTTTCTTGCTTACCGAAGACGCTAGCATATACAAG CATGTAGGGCATTGGCTAATGCAATTGCCATTAAGATGTAATTTGGAGGAAGCCAAAGCTGCCCACAGTCTGCTTTGTTCCAAGATTGACCA GCCAGAGACTAAGGTTACTGGTCCTAATGATGCTTACATTCCCAGAATCATTGTAGTTTTGACTGAGGTTCTGTGGGATGGGAAACATTTAGCAACACCAGAAATCCTGGACAAGATGATTCTACAGCTGAAGATGTTGGGTAGGAAAATAACAGAGGCTAACTTTGTGGACATAAATGGAACATTACCTCCATATATGCAGAGCATGTTGCATGGCATCTTGTCATCATGA
- the LOC116019443 gene encoding importin-5-like isoform X2: MSRTRNLFEEDDPTPCYDLINNLFSQDKAVVDPALSFFKDAVNQFPGSVCRLFAKVLDTSPLPLTRIRCSTLLSGFLATTWPIIPPVPQAEIKAVFLKLLHNETNRPALEIHCACVSRLGAILLPKNEWPELLSFLLESLSSSSAPRKLAAVILLRELIPKCPEIFAPYVDIFCAAFLRLMNQINDERVRAATHGAAVNMILHLPTSSNYYDLLPEMISVLMDTVYSDYLTSDILEEIIVLATRKPGFFVAEVKCWVQSMVEIISEERLKPKTRQLAIQFLVVMAEDKKEGCGMIQNLPGDLIEEILTQLLILLVGVDDGDDWELADDDDTEVGKKSLACYAEDAWRRLAIALRGEVIVGNPPDLLAKYIKDDNWKRRYAAVTAVGLITSGCSKMLIQYLEVSMEKILELVTDLHPRVRWAAIHTIGEFSIYLCPHLQEQYHHQIIPALLQAIDDLAHPRLQTHGATALMLFTRNCCSDILKPYMKEIVNKLLILLQQREIMLEGAALGALGSLAESTMDEFRPFYGIVMPYLKCTVVTAKAASNYLLVANSLKCIAVIAVAVGKSMFYADVEDVVKDLILLQESNYSGKDGTVRGYLLQAWGGVCRCLGVDFLPYLSDSVPQLIQSAKRTDYLTDDVDSDDKRRSIILKEKFLACNTIGCFAAHINEGLHMWIKEVVDAVLPLVNFKLDERVRIAAATGNLSFGVSLSWIVSFTLIILHSVAMPLLLQSVAVAVECQLPIPDVSDSPIITISETIMSALIEALQEPTIKFRVIILEALNQCIQIPHTCIHKDMATLFVKGISKLLFACINRKVVRELRLSSSQNLRTAELLDEEVQDEDNIYIQVHICLGTLAERLKASFLPFLDELLPFVNHLWKNKKARKEGRIGLSVFHDIAENCREETFRHYDMCIPFLLKTCKGRKATNPAQEEIAACAIGICAEFGGEVFKPHLQDALLSLEDIIFQPGKLPLKTIMAKEAAVSAYGKLCFLLTEDASIYKHVGHWLMQLPLRCNLEEAKAAHSLLCSKIDQPETKVTGPNDAYIPRIIVVLTEVLWDGKHLATPEILDKMILQLKMLGRKITEANFVDINGTLPPYMQSMLHGILSS; this comes from the exons GACGAGAAATCTCTTTGAAGAAGATGACCCAACCCCTTGCTACGACCTCATCAATAACCTCTTCTCCCAGGACAAAGCCGTCGTCGACCCCGCCCTCTCCTTCTTCAAAGACGCCGTGAACCAGTTTCCAGGCTCTGTGTGTCGCTTGTTCGCTAAAGTCCTAGACACGAGCCCTCTCCCCCTAACCAGAATCCGCTGCTCCACCCTTCTCTCCGGTTTTCTCGCCACCACCTGGCCCATCATCCCCCCGGTTCCTCAAGCCGAAATCAAGGCCGTCTTTCTCAAGCTCCTCCACAACGAAACTAACCGCCCCGCCCTCGAGATTCACTGCGCCTGCGTTTCAAGACTCGGAGCTATTCTTCTCCCCAAGAATGAATGGCCCGAATTGCtgtcttttttattagaatctttatcttcttcttccgcGCCAAGAAAATTGGCCGCCGTTATCTTGCTCCGGGAACTGATCCCCAAATGCCCCGAGATTTTCGCCCCCTATGTTGATATTTTCTGCGCGGCGTTTCTGCGGTTAATGAATCAGATCAACGATGAAAGAGTGAGAGCCGCAACCCACGGGGCGGCCGTGAATATGATTTTGCACTTGCCTACATCCTCCAATTATTACGACCTTTTGCCGGAAATGATCAGCGTTTTGATGGACACCGTTTATAGCGACTACCTCACATCCGACATTCTTGAAGAAATAATTGTGTTAGCCACACGAAAACCTGGGTTCTTTGTAGCTGAAGTTAAGTGCTGGGTGCAATCCATGGTTGAGATCATCAGTGAAGAGCGTTTGAAGCCCAAGACCAGGCAACTAGCCATACAGTTCTTGGTGGTAATGGCGGAGGATAAAAAAGAGGGTTGTGGGATGATTCAGAATCTGCCCGGTGACTTAATTGAAGAGATTCTCACACAGCTCCTCATTTTGCTGGTGGGTGTTGATGATGGCGACGACTGGGAATTGGCAGATGATGATGACACAGAAGTAGGGAAAAAAAGTTTAGCCTGTTATGCAGAGGACGCTTGGAGAAGGCTGGCAATTGCACTGAGGGGAGAAGTAATTGTGGGCAATCCTCCTGATTTGCTGGCAAAATACATTAAAGATGATAACTGGAAAAGGAGATATGCTGCAGTTACTGCCGTTGGCCTAATTACATCTGGTTGCTCAAAG ATGTTAATACAATACCTGGAAGTTTCGATGGAAAAGATACTGGAACTAGTTACTGATCTTCACCCTCGCGTGCGCTGGGCAGCTATCCATACCATTGGCGAATTCTCAATCTACTTATGTCCCCATTTGCAAGAACAATATCATCATCAGATCATTCCTGCCTTATTACAAGCCATTGATGATCTCGCCCACCCCAGACTGCAG ACACACGGAGCAACAGCATTGATGCTTTTCACCCGGAATTGTTGTTCAGATATCTTAAAACCTTACATGAAAGAAATAGTAAACAAACTGCTTATACTCTTGCAG CAAAGAGAGATAATGTTGGAAGGCGCAGCTTTGGGAGCCTTAGGCTCATTAGCTGAATCAACCATG GATGAGTTTCGACCATTCTATGGCATTGTAATGCCCTACCTAAAATGTACGGTAGTAACTGCAAAAGCGGCTTCTAATTACTTGCTTGTAGCCAACTCCCTGAAGTGCATTGCTGTGATTGCGGTGGCAGTGGGGAAAAGTATGTTCTATGCTGATGTTGAAGAT GTTGTTAAAGATCTCATCTTGTTACAAGAATCTAATTACTCTGGAAAAGATGGAACAGTGAGGGGTTATTTGCTACAG GCGTGGGGTGGAGTCTGCCGATGTTTAGGGGTGGACTTTCTTCCTTACCTGAGTGATTCCGTGCCTCAGCTGATTCAGTCTGCTAAACGGACAGATTACCTGACAGATGATGTTGATAGTGATGATAAGCGAAGAAGTATTATCTTGAAGGAGAAGTTCTTGGCTTGTAATACAATAGGCTGCTTTGCTGCTCATATCAACGAAGGACTGCACATGTGGATTAAGGAG GTTGTAGATGCTGTTCTTCCACTCGTCAATTTTAAACTCGATGAACGAGTTAGAATAGCTGCAGCAACAGGTAACCTTTCTTTCGGTGTCTCCTTATCGTGGATTGTGAGCTTTACATTAATCATTCTACATTCTGTAGCTATGCCATTACTGTTGCAATCAGTTGCTGTTGCTGTGGAATGCCAGCTTCCTATTCCAGATGTTTCTGATTCTCCGATTATTACCATATCTGAAACCATAATGTCAGCTTTGATTGAAGCCTTACAG GAACCAACCATAAAGTTTCGGGTGATAATATTGGAGGCATTGAATCAATGCATTCAG ATTCCTCACACTTGTATACATAAAGATATGGCAACACTATTTGTCAAAGGCATATCGAAACTGCTCTTTGCATGCATAAACAGGAAAGTAGTAAGAGAATTGAGACTCAGCAGTAGCCAAAACTTGAGGACGGCAGAACTGCTGGACGAGGAAGTTCAGGATGAGGATAATATTTACATACAA GTTCACATTTGCTTGGGAACTCTGGCGGAAAGGCTCAAGGCCTCATTCTTGCCTTTCTTGGATGAACTATTGCCCTTTGTAAATCATCTTTGG aaaaataaaaaagcaaggAAAGAAGGAAGAATTGGGTTGAGTGTTTTTCATGACATTGCTGAGAACTGCAGAGAAGAAACTTTCAGACACTATGACATGTGCATTCCATTCCTGCTCAAAACCTGTAAGGGCCGCAAGGCTACAAATCCAGCCCAGGAAGAG ATTGCTGCGTGTGCAATTGGCATTTGTGCGGAGTTTGGTGGAGAAGTGTTTAAGCCGCATCTCCAAG ATGCACTCCTTAGTCTAGAAGATATAATTTTTCAGCCTGGTAAATTGCCCCTAAAAACCATCATGGCCAAAGAAGCTGCTGTTTCTGCTTATGGGAAACTATGTTTCTTGCTTACCGAAGACGCTAGCATATACAAG CATGTAGGGCATTGGCTAATGCAATTGCCATTAAGATGTAATTTGGAGGAAGCCAAAGCTGCCCACAGTCTGCTTTGTTCCAAGATTGACCA GCCAGAGACTAAGGTTACTGGTCCTAATGATGCTTACATTCCCAGAATCATTGTAGTTTTGACTGAGGTTCTGTGGGATGGGAAACATTTAGCAACACCAGAAATCCTGGACAAGATGATTCTACAGCTGAAGATGTTGGGTAGGAAAATAACAGAGGCTAACTTTGTGGACATAAATGGAACATTACCTCCATATATGCAGAGCATGTTGCATGGCATCTTGTCATCATGA